GGTGCGCCTCGGGCCGCAGCTCGTGCTCGTGCGGCCCGAAATACCCGATGTCGTTCCCCGGGAAGACCCCTACGCCCCGCGCCTTCGCGCGGCGCGCGATGCGCGCGAGCATGGGCAGCACCTCGATCACGCTGTACGGCTCGAGGAGCAGCTCGGGGTGGTCGGCCGCCCGCCCCATGGGCACGGTCATCGACACCTGCCACGCGCACACGCCGCGGTCCAGGAGCACCTGGAACATGGGCTCGATCTCGCGCAGCGCGGGCCGCGCGATCTGGGTGTTCGCGGAGACCCGAAGGCCCGCCGCGTGCGCGTGCTCGATCGCGGCGAGCGCGCTCGCGTAGCTGCCCGCTCGCCCGCGCAAGAAGTCGTGCGTCGCCTCGCAGGCGTCGACCGAGACGCTGAGCGTGGTCGCCCCAGCGTCTTTCGCGAGGCGAGCGCGCTCACGGGTGAGCCCTCGCCCGCCCGTCAGGAGGCCCACCTCGACCCCTCGCGAGTGGAGCGCGGCGATGACGTCGAGCCAGCCGTCGTGCAAGTACGCCTCGCCGCCGATGAGGGTCACCTCGCGTGCGCCGAGGTCGGCGATCTGCTCGGCGAGGCCGAGGGCCTCGGCCGTGGTGAGCTCGCCCCTCCTCGCCTTGCCCGCGCGGGAGCCGCAGTGCAGGCAGTTGAGATCACACTTGAGCGTGAGCTCCCACACGACGTACCCCGGACGCGCGGCGCGATCCGCCGGCCTCGCGGCCTCGGCCAGCGGCAGGTGCCGTCGCTGCGCGGGCGCGCTCGGCAAGACTGGGAGCCGCGCGACCCCCGACGCCGGTGAAGACGCGCGCCTGCGAGGCCCGGTCATCGGCGGGCTATTTGCGCGGCGCGATGCCGTAGCGCATGGCGGGGCGCACCGGCGGCTCCTGCGCGCCCATGACGGGCGCAGTCGGCGCGACCGACGCCGCGACGGCGGGCGCAGTGGCCGAGGGCGTCACCGCCGCGCCCGACGGCGCCGGGTCCGCCGAGGGTGCGGTCGCGCTCGCGGACGTGGCCGGCGGGGTCGGCACCTCCGCGGCGGGCTTGGGATCGCAGCCCCCGAGGGCGAGCGCCGCGGCGGAGAGGAGCGCCGCCGCCTGGGACGCGCGGGCGACACCGCAGAAGACGCACGCGGTCTCGGTGGAGCGCACGTGCCGGTGACACCGGGGGCAGGGGACGAAGGACGCCATCACCTGACGATACGGCGCCCGCGCGTCCGCACAAAGCGCCAGATGCGCGGGCGTCCGCAGGTTCTCGTCAGCGGGTGCCGAGCACCTTCCGCACGGCGTCGCGCGCGGCGTCGGCGGGGTGGCCCTGCCGCGCGAGGTAGGCGAACAGCTTCACGCGTTGCTCCTCAAGGGGTAGGCGCGCGAGGGCCCGGTGCTTGCGGCGCGCGGCCTGCTCGGCCACGTCGGCCTCGGTCGTCTCGGCCACCACGAGGGCGCGTCGGATCGCGGCGCTCGCCACCTCGCGGGGAACGCCGCGTGCCGCCAGGTCGTGCTCGAGCCGACGCCGCGAGCGCGCCTTGCCCATGAGCTGCGCGCGGGCTCGGTCCTCCGCGAACTTCGCGTCGTTGAGCAGCCCCGCCACCGTGAGGCGCGAGAGCACCGGTTCGACGTTCTCTGCGGGCTCGCCCTTCTCGAGCAGGCTCGTGCGCAGCTCGTGGACCGTGCGGGCGCGCAGCGTGAGCAGGCGCAGCGCCCGCGCGTACGTCTTGGCCGCGGGGTCCTTCGCGCTCGAGAACGTCAGCCGGTTCGGGTCGTCGGCCAACGCGCCCGCGGCGCCGCCGAGGGGCGCGCCGTCGACGCGCAGCACCCCTTCGCGGGCGATCGTCACGAGGCGCATGCGCGCATTCTACACGCCCGTGTGCTCCATGGGTACTCGGGCGTTCAGTGGAATGAGGCGTCCGCGATGAACGTCGCCTGCCCGCCGGGAAGGTCGACCGTCACCCGGCGGAGCCATGACTCTTCGAAGGTCACACCGGGGAGCTCCTGAAGAAGGTCCACGCGCGCGGGGGCGCGCCCAAGCCACACGATCTCGTCGGATCGCGCGCAGCGCAGCTCGCCCACGAGGACCTCGGGCACTCCGAAGCGGAGGAGGGCGTCGCACGCGCGCGCGATGTTCTCAGGTGCGGCGTCGAGCCACAGGTCGAGGTCCTTCGTCGATCGCGGGCGCGCGTGGAGCGAGACGGCGTGCCCGCCCACGACCAGGAAACGCACGCCGGCCGCCGTGAGCGCACAGAGAAGCTCGATCAAATCGCGGGGTAGGCTCATCGGGGTGGCTCAGGCTCCAGACCGTCTGCGAGAGCTCGACGCACGCCTCGAACCGCGCGACCGGGCCCGCGTCGTCCCAGAAGGCCTGG
This genomic stretch from Myxococcales bacterium harbors:
- a CDS encoding radical SAM protein, with amino-acid sequence MPSAPAQRRHLPLAEAARPADRAARPGYVVWELTLKCDLNCLHCGSRAGKARRGELTTAEALGLAEQIADLGAREVTLIGGEAYLHDGWLDVIAALHSRGVEVGLLTGGRGLTRERARLAKDAGATTLSVSVDACEATHDFLRGRAGSYASALAAIEHAHAAGLRVSANTQIARPALREIEPMFQVLLDRGVCAWQVSMTVPMGRAADHPELLLEPYSVIEVLPMLARIARRAKARGVGVFPGNDIGYFGPHEHELRPEAHRSPCSAGVLGMGIEADGAIKGCPSLPSRDYVGGSVRDASLRDVWERAAPLQFNRGRGVESLWGYCATCYYAEACLGGCSWTAHVLFSRIGNNPYCHHRALELLAEGLRERIVPVARAPGEPFDYGRFACVTEPWPGEARGRAEQIVASGEGFLEGD
- a CDS encoding regulatory protein RecX, translating into MRLVTIAREGVLRVDGAPLGGAAGALADDPNRLTFSSAKDPAAKTYARALRLLTLRARTVHELRTSLLEKGEPAENVEPVLSRLTVAGLLNDAKFAEDRARAQLMGKARSRRRLEHDLAARGVPREVASAAIRRALVVAETTEADVAEQAARRKHRALARLPLEEQRVKLFAYLARQGHPADAARDAVRKVLGTR